A DNA window from Paraclostridium bifermentans contains the following coding sequences:
- a CDS encoding CpsD/CapB family tyrosine-protein kinase, whose product MTSKLITRKDPKSPISEAYRTIRTNIEFSNLDQEVKTIVVTSSQQNEGKSTVIANLAISFAGMEDKKVLVAEGDLRNPTVHRMFNASNSHGITEILTNQKSFDECVHKTDIKGLDVLSCGKIPPNPSEMLGSRKMKTFIESLRDYYDYIFIDAPPIGIITDAGIISTYADGTILVVASKEVDVDMVKIAKERLAKVNSNLLGVVLNKFEDSNGSYGYYNYYYEESSSHSRSKKGKKNKRK is encoded by the coding sequence ATGACAAGTAAACTAATAACTAGAAAAGATCCAAAATCACCTATATCAGAAGCCTATAGAACTATAAGAACGAACATAGAGTTTTCAAACTTAGATCAAGAAGTAAAAACTATAGTAGTAACAAGTTCGCAACAAAATGAAGGGAAAAGTACAGTTATAGCAAATTTAGCTATAAGTTTTGCGGGAATGGAGGACAAAAAAGTCCTAGTAGCTGAAGGTGATTTAAGAAATCCAACAGTTCATAGAATGTTCAATGCTAGTAATTCTCATGGGATTACAGAGATATTAACGAATCAAAAATCATTTGATGAATGTGTACATAAAACTGATATAAAAGGATTAGATGTACTTAGTTGCGGGAAAATACCTCCTAATCCATCTGAGATGCTGGGATCTAGGAAAATGAAAACATTTATAGAATCATTAAGAGATTACTATGATTACATTTTTATAGATGCACCTCCTATTGGAATAATAACTGATGCAGGAATAATATCTACATATGCAGATGGAACTATATTAGTAGTGGCATCAAAAGAAGTTGATGTAGATATGGTAAAAATAGCAAAAGAACGATTAGCAAAAGTTAATTCTAACTTACTAGGGGTTGTATTAAATAAATTTGAAGATTCGAATGGATCTTATGGTTATTACAACTATTATTACGAAGAATCAAGTTCACATAGTAGAAGTAAAAAAGGTAAAAAAAATAAACGTAAATAG
- a CDS encoding YveK family protein, translating into MEETIDLREYFFIIKKRAWIIVLITIIAMLTSGIISFFVLSPTYEANTTLIVNTEQNEKTDNMITGDQLNVTQKLTLTYGEIIKSRSVLDEVIDKLDLNMDYEEVSKMINVSPVKDTQIMAITVQDTNPKRARDIANAIPKVFTKEVKRITKANSVEVIDHAITPEKPIKPNKLMNIAIAAVLGVMIGLFLVFLLEYMDNKIKTPQDIEKHLGLPILGVIPNENMKKGGR; encoded by the coding sequence ATGGAAGAAACTATCGACTTAAGGGAGTACTTTTTTATCATCAAAAAAAGGGCTTGGATAATTGTACTAATAACTATAATTGCTATGTTAACAAGCGGAATAATAAGCTTTTTTGTACTAAGCCCAACATATGAAGCAAATACAACATTGATTGTAAACACAGAACAAAATGAAAAAACAGACAATATGATAACTGGAGACCAACTTAATGTTACTCAAAAGCTAACATTAACTTATGGAGAAATAATAAAATCTAGATCTGTATTAGATGAAGTAATAGATAAGTTAGATTTAAATATGGACTATGAAGAAGTTAGCAAAATGATTAATGTATCACCAGTCAAAGACACTCAAATAATGGCAATAACAGTTCAAGATACAAATCCCAAAAGAGCTAGAGATATAGCGAACGCTATACCTAAAGTTTTTACAAAAGAAGTCAAGAGAATAACAAAAGCAAATAGCGTTGAAGTAATAGATCATGCTATTACACCTGAAAAACCAATAAAACCTAATAAATTAATGAATATAGCTATAGCTGCTGTATTAGGTGTTATGATAGGACTATTTTTAGTATTTTTACTAGAATATATGGATAATAAAATAAAAACACCTCAAGACATAGAAAAACATTTAGGACTTCCTATACTTGGAGTTATACCTAATGAAAATATGAAGAAAGGTGGCAGATAA
- a CDS encoding copper amine oxidase N-terminal domain protein, whose product MKNKKILALTTVLALSTTSLAFANEIKIIEKNGQDYVPFKTLVKKLGGEVKGSKEELKVSVNSKEVIIKNKSSFAKVDGNYYPLEEKKMNGYKIPIDTKPIDENKELYLSPHLLKSANLLNFDIEDGKLIINNKVEKETVSNVKEETKKEIDKSSSEVKKEELKKEIQEKPQITPKPNKPSNNHNNNSNNNTTNKPDNNNNSNNNSSNNNNTNNNTGSNNGSSEGNNNNTESNNGNNTNGGNTNTDSSQNNDSQAITEE is encoded by the coding sequence ATGAAAAATAAAAAAATACTAGCATTAACAACAGTACTAGCATTATCTACAACTAGTCTTGCATTTGCAAACGAAATAAAAATAATTGAAAAAAATGGACAAGATTACGTTCCTTTTAAAACTTTAGTAAAAAAACTAGGCGGAGAAGTAAAAGGATCTAAAGAAGAATTAAAAGTAAGTGTAAATTCAAAAGAAGTAATAATTAAAAATAAATCATCTTTTGCAAAAGTAGATGGAAATTACTATCCACTAGAAGAAAAAAAAATGAACGGATATAAAATTCCAATAGATACAAAACCAATAGACGAAAATAAAGAATTATATCTCTCTCCACACCTTTTAAAAAGTGCTAATTTATTAAATTTTGACATTGAAGATGGAAAGTTAATAATAAATAACAAGGTTGAAAAAGAAACTGTTTCGAACGTAAAGGAAGAGACTAAAAAAGAAATTGATAAAAGTAGCTCTGAAGTAAAAAAAGAAGAACTTAAAAAAGAAATTCAAGAAAAACCTCAAATTACACCAAAACCAAATAAACCAAGCAATAATCACAATAATAATTCAAATAACAATACTACTAATAAGCCGGATAATAACAATAACTCAAATAATAATAGTAGTAACAATAATAACACCAATAATAATACTGGTTCAAATAATGGATCTAGCGAAGGTAACAATAATAACACTGAAAGTAATAACGGAAATAATACAAATGGAGGAAATACTAATACTGATAGCTCGCAAAATAATGACTCTCAAGCTATTACAGAAGAATAA
- a CDS encoding LCP family protein has product MSTLKKIVIGLVVFIIATPLVAFGYFYFKLNSIYDSSAAKDVKNKIEKADDKDGITNILLAGVDGNNLDKGNRSDSMMVLTIDEKNNDIRITSLARDTYVQIPGYGEEKLTHAYAYGGPALLLQTIDKNFGLKIDKYAAVSFSSFEKIIDALGGVEIDVLSKEVSHIPGVDIAGKQTLNGAEALAYSRIRYADDAYHRDNRQRNVMQAAYNKLSSNPGDLMEIGNTILGYTKTNIPPMEIFKLANKVIKMNFTEFSQLEFPLEGHRDGKILNKEKGWVILWDKEYNNEQLKKFIFDYKNYTQQ; this is encoded by the coding sequence ATGAGTACTTTAAAAAAAATAGTCATAGGATTAGTTGTGTTTATAATAGCTACTCCACTTGTGGCTTTTGGTTATTTTTATTTTAAGCTAAACTCTATTTATGATAGTAGTGCAGCTAAAGACGTAAAAAATAAGATTGAAAAAGCAGATGATAAAGATGGGATAACTAATATACTATTAGCTGGAGTGGATGGAAACAACCTAGACAAGGGAAATAGATCCGACTCTATGATGGTTTTAACTATCGATGAAAAGAATAATGATATTAGAATAACTTCTCTTGCACGTGATACTTATGTACAAATTCCAGGTTATGGGGAAGAGAAATTAACACATGCTTATGCTTATGGAGGGCCTGCTCTTTTACTTCAAACTATAGATAAAAACTTTGGACTGAAAATTGATAAATATGCTGCTGTAAGTTTTAGCTCTTTTGAAAAAATTATAGATGCTTTAGGTGGAGTTGAGATTGATGTATTATCCAAAGAAGTAAGTCATATTCCAGGGGTAGATATTGCTGGTAAGCAAACTTTAAATGGAGCAGAAGCTTTAGCTTATAGTAGAATAAGATATGCAGATGATGCTTATCACAGAGACAACAGACAAAGAAATGTTATGCAAGCTGCATATAATAAATTATCAAGTAATCCTGGAGATCTTATGGAAATAGGAAATACTATATTAGGATATACAAAAACTAATATACCTCCAATGGAAATATTTAAACTAGCTAATAAAGTTATAAAAATGAACTTTACAGAATTCTCACAACTTGAATTCCCTCTTGAAGGACATAGAGATGGAAAGATACTAAATAAAGAAAAAGGATGGGTAATTCTTTGGGATAAAGAATATAATAACGAACAACTTAAAAAATTCATATTTGACTATAAAAATTATACACAACAATAG
- a CDS encoding sensor histidine kinase: MIIKKLRSLSTFWRMTLISFISIVVIFLITYISQFIVFRVWTIKYEKEEIQSRANELEILLNNNSSDEVQKEILESMNLNAIIYNSDNKEILNTMDEKPKHFNYQKPSSYIIDTSLSVNNDKVSLITPVHIGDQKYYMYLERESELYDDFLENTILIIVFMLIIGLIISLIAGIYISRQFIKKLNNLSNTMKEVQEKGITSRVYIQNPKDEFDKVNIIFNEMMDSVEHSFGVQRQFVQDASHELRTPLTILKGHLKMLDRWGKNDPETLNKSLKISLDEVDRLTKLVNDLLELGKLDNKTIVDEEIEKINLEASIDQIIYDFEVIRKDVDFKFECEKDAYIYMNKKHFKQLFIIFIDNAIKYCEKDEKKIQIKVYREKRKMYISIKDNGIGIEKEEIPKITDKFYRVDKSRKYNNSFGIGLSIAAQIINLYNYKLKIKSEVGIGTEILIECNQ, encoded by the coding sequence ATGATTATAAAGAAACTAAGATCTTTATCTACATTCTGGAGAATGACTCTTATATCATTTATATCTATAGTAGTAATATTTTTAATAACTTATATATCTCAATTTATAGTATTTAGAGTTTGGACTATAAAATATGAAAAAGAAGAAATTCAATCAAGAGCGAATGAATTAGAAATTTTGCTTAACAACAACAGTTCGGATGAAGTGCAAAAAGAAATTTTAGAATCTATGAACTTAAATGCTATTATATATAATTCAGATAACAAAGAAATTTTAAATACAATGGATGAAAAACCTAAACATTTCAATTATCAAAAACCAAGTTCATATATTATAGATACATCTTTGAGCGTAAACAACGACAAGGTAAGCTTAATAACGCCGGTGCATATAGGTGATCAAAAATACTATATGTACTTAGAGCGAGAAAGTGAATTATATGATGATTTCCTGGAAAATACAATCCTTATAATTGTTTTTATGTTGATAATAGGATTAATAATAAGCTTAATAGCAGGAATATATATATCAAGACAGTTTATAAAAAAATTAAACAACCTAAGCAACACTATGAAAGAGGTACAAGAAAAAGGAATAACAAGTAGAGTATATATACAAAATCCAAAAGATGAATTTGATAAAGTTAATATAATATTCAATGAAATGATGGACTCAGTTGAACACTCATTTGGAGTTCAAAGACAGTTTGTTCAAGATGCGTCACACGAACTTAGAACCCCTCTAACAATATTAAAAGGACATTTAAAGATGCTAGATAGATGGGGAAAAAATGATCCTGAAACACTCAACAAATCGCTTAAAATAAGTTTAGATGAAGTAGATAGATTAACAAAACTTGTAAATGATTTATTAGAACTTGGAAAATTAGACAACAAAACAATAGTTGATGAAGAAATAGAAAAAATAAACTTAGAAGCTTCAATCGATCAAATTATATATGACTTTGAAGTCATAAGAAAAGATGTTGATTTTAAATTCGAGTGTGAAAAAGATGCTTATATTTATATGAACAAGAAACATTTTAAGCAACTTTTCATAATATTTATAGATAATGCTATAAAATACTGTGAAAAAGATGAAAAGAAAATACAAATAAAAGTGTACAGAGAAAAAAGGAAAATGTACATATCTATAAAGGATAATGGCATAGGAATAGAAAAAGAAGAAATTCCAAAGATAACAGATAAATTCTATAGAGTTGATAAATCAAGAAAATATAATAATAGCTTTGGAATAGGACTATCTATTGCAGCTCAAATAATTAATTTATACAACTACAAATTGAAAATTAAAAGTGAAGTTGGAATAGGAACAGAGATACTTATAGAATGTAATCAATAA
- a CDS encoding response regulator transcription factor: protein MYKVLIVEDEENIASFINMELSHEGYETEMCNDGKEGLEKALEKDYDMIILDLMLPTLNGLEVCRRLRKSKNTPIIMLTARDNVMDKVSGLQMGADDYIVKPFAIEELLARIETILRRVNLSHNNASSLKFKDITIDIEARIVKCGEDVINLTTTEYELLLQLIRHENKVLTRDYLLEHVWGYDYDAETNVVDVYIRHLRSKLKNDDYIHTVRGVGYVLR from the coding sequence TTGTACAAAGTATTAATAGTAGAAGATGAAGAAAATATAGCATCATTTATAAATATGGAATTATCACATGAAGGATATGAAACTGAAATGTGTAATGATGGAAAAGAAGGCTTAGAAAAGGCCTTAGAAAAAGATTATGATATGATTATATTAGACTTAATGTTACCAACTTTAAACGGGCTAGAAGTCTGTAGACGTTTAAGGAAATCAAAAAACACACCTATAATAATGTTAACAGCAAGAGATAATGTTATGGATAAAGTTTCTGGACTTCAAATGGGAGCAGATGATTATATTGTAAAACCATTTGCAATAGAGGAACTTTTAGCAAGAATAGAAACAATATTAAGAAGAGTTAATTTAAGCCACAATAATGCAAGTTCTTTGAAATTTAAAGATATAACTATAGATATAGAAGCTAGAATAGTTAAGTGTGGAGAAGACGTAATAAACTTAACTACAACAGAATACGAACTGTTACTTCAATTAATAAGACACGAAAATAAAGTATTAACTAGAGACTACTTATTAGAACATGTATGGGGATATGATTACGATGCAGAAACTAATGTAGTAGATGTTTATATAAGACATCTAAGATCAAAATTAAAAAACGATGATTATATACATACTGTTCGTGGCGTAGGATATGTTTTAAGATGA
- a CDS encoding PepSY domain-containing protein, whose product MKKEDVINKIENLKAYKGKLKKFAVLTISGAIGLSVLGTGAAYAYVKSNENYSQTQLEKVALKQIPGEVVGVKKDLDDDNMSVVYEFKIKDKNNMLNEIELDSKTGAIIDMENHNEKDDKDYDSDDEKSYNYNEIKSKSKYSEEELKNIALKKVQGEVIGVDKEIDDDSMSIVYEFKIKDKNNTIKEVEVDSVTGEVVDIENYDSNSDKKSETIDNENVKQGTSNMD is encoded by the coding sequence ATGAAAAAGGAAGATGTAATAAATAAGATAGAAAATCTGAAGGCTTATAAAGGAAAGCTTAAGAAGTTTGCGGTTTTAACGATAAGTGGAGCTATTGGATTGAGTGTTTTAGGTACAGGTGCAGCTTATGCTTATGTAAAGTCAAATGAAAACTACTCACAAACACAATTAGAAAAGGTAGCTTTAAAACAAATTCCAGGAGAGGTTGTTGGAGTTAAAAAAGATTTAGATGATGATAATATGTCTGTAGTTTATGAGTTTAAAATAAAAGATAAAAACAATATGTTAAATGAAATAGAGTTAGATTCAAAGACTGGGGCTATAATAGATATGGAAAATCATAATGAAAAAGATGATAAAGATTATGACAGTGATGATGAAAAAAGTTATAATTATAATGAAATAAAGTCTAAGAGTAAATACTCAGAAGAAGAGTTGAAAAATATTGCATTAAAAAAGGTACAAGGTGAAGTTATTGGGGTAGATAAAGAAATAGATGATGATAGTATGTCTATAGTGTATGAGTTTAAAATAAAAGATAAAAATAATACAATAAAAGAAGTAGAGGTTGATTCTGTTACTGGTGAAGTAGTAGATATAGAAAACTATGATTCTAACTCAGATAAAAAGAGTGAAACTATAGATAATGAAAATGTAAAACAAGGTACAAGTAATATGGATTAA
- a CDS encoding vWA domain-containing protein, whose product MKKNRLVSFIMVLTMVIITSLGNIEGKSTSYAQEKNNLTIKETTSEAPVNTADNKLLLEQSTEKISDTQLKVNLKIKGNEQDVNIKNTSFENKISDNFEISSDNISVNGIKEKENIKGEVTKSKDSISINLGDISSEEVDLSFEAKLKDNAQKRETESLNLKSEIRYKLENSEQEAIEKFPNTKVTLDKGIEKVNPEAIQAEYKSAPQTTQNTERCQGNKNLEINKSAKSNNNGTYNITLEAKGEGSIENSKKADIVLVIDSSGSMNDKINKVKSAAKNLSKNILNGSNDDQVKISVANFYYNSGKYNVRGGSSDLQTDFTSDLNTINQAIKNIPSGGGTHTQDGIWRAQDMLSSNKSRKDAKKYIVFFSDGLPSESYQWGYTGYDIHVKNAQREYYNYFTGYGAPTQVTIGGIGYNPNPNISTAETIQVNNNPRYKDTKFYSVGLFTNASESEKSQAVNFLKTIQNVVDPSEYKDKYYTQDLNSINGIFNDISNEIKENINASVAKESVIHDIVSKEFNIVDKSWKITDLDGNEIQIPPENIVVSKNSKGEDEITFKIGNIIANKKAGNGKLTGGVKVSFDISTKDSYFGGEKIPTNANAEIKYKDPINGSDKEQVFNKPVVDIPYQMGKVTIRKEIVKKDKNGNWTVAKDSDANRNDRFSISILGNSGSQNHKYTVDLNGNMETSMPFYLRGEKTDISSNKDFSMNYFTEGLYGVEEIVPMNYEKVQVWIDEDTSDNGTKWVKFEEYVNDKENIEKNKARDGKLFIGKDNNNINIKVSNTLVNDMFWQDKVYVENKLKYD is encoded by the coding sequence ATGAAAAAAAATAGATTAGTATCTTTTATAATGGTACTAACAATGGTAATTATAACAAGCTTAGGAAATATTGAAGGAAAATCTACTTCATATGCTCAAGAAAAAAATAACTTAACTATAAAAGAAACAACAAGCGAAGCTCCAGTAAATACAGCGGATAATAAACTTTTGTTAGAACAAAGTACTGAAAAAATATCAGATACACAGTTGAAAGTTAATTTAAAAATAAAAGGAAATGAACAAGATGTAAATATTAAAAATACATCTTTTGAAAATAAAATATCTGATAACTTTGAAATAAGCTCAGATAATATTTCCGTAAATGGAATAAAAGAAAAGGAAAATATAAAAGGTGAAGTAACAAAATCTAAAGATAGTATAAGCATTAACTTAGGAGATATATCTTCAGAAGAAGTAGATTTATCTTTTGAAGCAAAACTAAAAGATAATGCTCAAAAACGTGAAACTGAATCTTTAAATTTAAAATCAGAGATTAGATATAAATTAGAAAATAGTGAACAGGAAGCAATAGAAAAATTTCCTAATACTAAAGTTACTTTAGATAAAGGTATAGAAAAAGTAAATCCAGAAGCTATACAAGCAGAATATAAATCAGCACCACAAACAACACAAAATACTGAAAGATGCCAAGGTAATAAAAATTTAGAAATCAATAAAAGCGCTAAATCAAATAACAATGGAACATATAATATAACGTTAGAAGCAAAAGGGGAAGGATCAATTGAAAACTCTAAAAAAGCTGACATAGTGCTTGTAATAGATTCATCAGGAAGTATGAATGATAAAATAAATAAAGTGAAATCTGCAGCTAAAAATTTAAGCAAAAATATTTTAAATGGAAGTAATGATGATCAAGTTAAAATATCTGTAGCTAACTTCTATTATAACTCTGGTAAATATAATGTGAGAGGTGGAAGTTCTGATCTTCAAACAGACTTTACATCTGATTTAAATACAATAAATCAAGCTATTAAAAATATACCATCAGGTGGAGGAACTCATACTCAAGATGGTATATGGAGAGCTCAAGATATGTTAAGTAGCAATAAATCAAGAAAAGATGCAAAAAAATATATAGTATTTTTTTCAGATGGACTACCATCAGAGTCTTATCAATGGGGATATACAGGATATGACATACATGTTAAAAACGCACAAAGAGAATACTATAACTACTTTACAGGATATGGAGCTCCTACACAAGTCACTATTGGGGGAATTGGATATAATCCAAATCCAAATATTTCAACTGCAGAGACTATACAGGTAAATAATAATCCTAGATATAAAGATACTAAATTTTATAGTGTAGGATTATTTACTAATGCTAGTGAAAGCGAAAAAAGTCAAGCTGTAAACTTTTTAAAAACTATTCAAAATGTAGTAGACCCAAGTGAATATAAAGATAAATATTATACTCAAGATTTAAATAGTATAAATGGAATATTTAATGATATAAGTAATGAAATAAAAGAAAATATTAATGCTTCAGTAGCTAAAGAATCTGTTATACATGATATAGTTTCAAAAGAGTTTAATATAGTAGATAAAAGTTGGAAGATAACAGATTTAGATGGAAATGAAATACAGATACCACCTGAAAATATTGTTGTATCCAAAAACTCAAAAGGCGAAGATGAAATAACGTTTAAAATAGGTAATATTATTGCAAATAAAAAAGCTGGAAATGGAAAACTTACAGGGGGAGTTAAAGTAAGTTTTGATATTTCAACTAAAGATTCATACTTTGGGGGTGAGAAAATTCCCACAAATGCAAATGCAGAAATTAAATATAAAGATCCTATAAATGGAAGTGATAAAGAACAAGTATTTAATAAGCCTGTAGTTGACATACCTTATCAAATGGGAAAGGTAACTATAAGAAAAGAAATCGTAAAGAAAGATAAAAATGGGAATTGGACGGTAGCTAAAGATAGTGATGCAAATCGCAATGATAGATTTTCTATATCGATACTTGGAAACTCAGGTAGTCAAAATCATAAATATACAGTGGATTTAAACGGAAACATGGAAACTTCTATGCCTTTTTATTTAAGAGGTGAAAAAACTGATATATCTAGTAATAAGGATTTTTCTATGAACTATTTTACAGAAGGTTTATATGGTGTAGAAGAAATTGTACCTATGAATTATGAAAAAGTTCAGGTATGGATTGATGAAGACACTTCAGATAATGGGACTAAATGGGTTAAATTTGAAGAGTATGTAAATGACAAAGAGAATATTGAAAAAAATAAAGCAAGAGATGGGAAGTTATTTATAGGTAAAGATAACAATAATATTAATATAAAAGTAAGTAATACTTTAGTGAATGATATGTTTTGGCAAGATAAAGTATATGTAGAAAATAAACTTAAGTATGATTAG
- a CDS encoding LPXTG cell wall anchor domain-containing protein codes for MKNFIRKILVVTSLLSIITTIKVDADTLAPPNVQLLGNANELVYIPDDDLFLQHPNMIPGDYIRRTLEIKNKHKYPYELFLRAERVSPKEEYDLLDKLDLRISYKDEVIYDEAVNGEDKLTKGISLGVFNPGQEENLIAEVKLDGASTGNEYKNKSAQIDWIFTAVRSEDESHDNDKETVDKSDKTNNTNKTDQSPNNLGSDENDMRSESPKTGEDGIFIYVILGLTSILLLLMSRKNKNSKK; via the coding sequence GTGAAAAACTTTATAAGAAAAATTTTAGTAGTCACTTCACTTCTTTCAATAATAACAACTATAAAGGTGGATGCAGATACATTGGCTCCACCTAATGTTCAATTATTGGGAAATGCGAATGAATTAGTATACATACCTGATGATGATTTATTTCTACAACATCCTAACATGATTCCAGGAGATTATATAAGAAGAACTTTAGAAATTAAAAATAAGCATAAATATCCATACGAACTTTTCTTAAGGGCAGAGCGAGTAAGCCCAAAAGAAGAATATGATCTTTTAGATAAGCTAGATTTAAGAATTTCATATAAAGATGAAGTTATATATGATGAAGCCGTTAATGGAGAAGATAAATTAACCAAAGGTATTAGTTTAGGAGTATTTAATCCAGGGCAGGAAGAAAATCTTATTGCAGAAGTTAAATTAGATGGAGCATCTACTGGAAATGAATATAAAAATAAATCTGCTCAAATAGATTGGATATTTACAGCAGTTAGAAGTGAAGATGAAAGCCATGATAATGATAAAGAAACTGTAGATAAATCAGATAAAACTAACAACACAAATAAAACAGATCAATCTCCAAATAATCTAGGATCAGATGAAAATGATATGAGGAGCGAATCGCCAAAAACAGGAGAAGATGGGATTTTTATATATGTAATATTAGGGTTAACTAGTATTTTACTTTTATTAATGAGTAGAAAAAACAAAAACTCTAAAAAGTAA
- a CDS encoding BsaA family SipW-dependent biofilm matrix protein — MNKKVQALAVSGVLTVGVIWGTLAWFTSQDKATNTFNTASNSDNNGSGIKIIEEFEKPTNMLPGDEVNKDVQVSNTTTYDQFVRVKLTPKFVEVTKDSSGNEVRKEIKEVNGKKLEIDKIKLNFTKKLNESKTNGTWFAGKDGYYYYIGKIGPEGWTNTLLDSVTLDKESGNEYRGLGFDIDVDATSIQASNDAYKDWAKDSGLLEKFDELQKQGVVAATDAKEPNKNN; from the coding sequence ATGAATAAGAAAGTTCAAGCGTTAGCAGTATCAGGAGTACTGACAGTAGGTGTAATATGGGGAACACTTGCATGGTTTACATCTCAAGATAAAGCAACAAATACTTTTAATACAGCATCAAATAGCGATAATAATGGTAGTGGAATAAAAATAATTGAGGAATTTGAAAAACCTACAAACATGCTTCCAGGAGATGAAGTAAACAAAGATGTACAAGTAAGTAATACCACAACATATGATCAATTTGTAAGAGTTAAGCTTACACCTAAATTTGTAGAAGTAACAAAAGATAGTAGTGGAAATGAAGTTAGAAAAGAAATAAAAGAAGTAAATGGAAAAAAATTAGAGATTGATAAAATAAAGTTAAACTTCACTAAAAAATTAAATGAAAGTAAAACTAATGGAACTTGGTTTGCTGGAAAAGATGGATACTACTACTACATTGGAAAAATAGGACCTGAAGGATGGACTAATACATTACTTGACTCTGTAACATTAGATAAGGAATCGGGAAATGAGTATAGGGGATTAGGTTTTGACATAGATGTTGATGCTACTTCTATACAAGCTTCAAATGATGCATATAAAGATTGGGCTAAAGATAGTGGATTACTTGAAAAATTCGATGAATTACAAAAACAAGGGGTTGTAGCTGCAACGGATGCTAAAGAGCCAAATAAAAATAACTAA
- a CDS encoding signal peptidase I — MENKVMLKKLGNILFYVVLISLLSISFIMVKSVKEGKQPTIMGHKFFTVMTGSMQPSIMVGDLVIAKELQPEQINVGDVITFKSQNSGNITTHRVKEIIKDGAGIKYITQGDANNVQDQNPVESNAVIGKVVKCIPKVGMAMSWMKSHLSLIIVGIFAITALSAIGSNLRKKLKSIDEEERQNKEREKADA, encoded by the coding sequence ATGGAAAACAAAGTAATGTTAAAAAAATTAGGAAATATACTTTTTTATGTAGTTCTAATATCTTTATTATCCATATCATTTATTATGGTAAAGTCTGTAAAAGAGGGAAAACAGCCAACAATAATGGGGCATAAATTTTTTACAGTAATGACAGGAAGTATGCAACCTTCAATAATGGTTGGAGATTTAGTAATAGCGAAAGAATTACAACCTGAACAAATAAATGTAGGGGATGTAATAACATTTAAAAGTCAAAATTCAGGAAATATAACGACACACAGAGTAAAAGAAATTATAAAAGATGGAGCAGGAATAAAATACATAACACAAGGTGATGCAAATAATGTGCAGGATCAAAATCCAGTAGAATCAAACGCAGTTATAGGTAAAGTTGTTAAATGTATACCGAAGGTTGGAATGGCTATGTCATGGATGAAGTCACACCTATCACTAATTATAGTAGGAATATTTGCAATAACAGCATTAAGTGCTATAGGTAGCAACCTTAGAAAAAAACTAAAATCTATAGATGAAGAAGAAAGACAAAATAAAGAAAGAGAAAAAGCGGATGCATAA